Part of the Manduca sexta isolate Smith_Timp_Sample1 unplaced genomic scaffold, JHU_Msex_v1.0 HiC_scaffold_328, whole genome shotgun sequence genome is shown below.
ATTCGGCTATCGCGGCGCGTGGACGGCCGCCGCCTCGCCACCTTCAACGCGCAACGAACACGACCGCTGCAAGTTCGCCGAGGACCTGCGCGAGAGCATCGCCGAGATGGACGAGATGGAGGCGATGAGGATCGAGGCTGAGCTGAATAGGGGCAAGGGGAGGAACGCACCGGCCTCCTCCAGGAATGGTAATGAAAATGATACattaataattgatatttgggCTAAGTATAGTGAGATAAGTCGGATGGCTTGgaatgatttatgaattttggATTAAGGATTTCGATGTTTAGCTGCCCGCCTACATTTATTGCGTCCATAACGATTGTTAAATGAAATCATTTGACGAGTATTTTTGAGAAATCGTttgctaaattattttacagaGTTGTGATgtattatgaatgtatattttttctttaaaatacaatttttttccaGTAATGGAGAACCGCGACAGTGGCGTGGCCGATGTTGAGATCGATCATCAACAGTGTATGGACCACGTTCACATGCACGGGTATGTCACcataacgttttttattttttaaatttatcgataTGTATCAATTATTGAAGTGCACGGGTATGTCGCCATATCGATTACGTTTAAAATTTATCGATAtgtatcaataatttatatttatggttaACTTAAAATTTGCCAATTTTTATAACTGATAATTCCTCATgcaatttctaatatttttaattatgaatgttATATTACCGTCTAGTCATTCATTTACtagtttatttaacattaaaaaatacgacTGTAATGCTGACCAGACACTAATGAATATACAAAAAACtggtaattttacttttcaagtAGGTATCttcatttttcataatatgaCCTCTATacacaaatttataagtaaaatatagtgaTGTTACCTTTAGAAGTGACTGTTTGTTGTCCCCGCAGAGTGGTGGTGCCGCCGCCGCCGTCGTGCCCGGCGCCGGCCGCCCCGTCGCGGCTGTCGTCCAACCCGCCGCCCACCAGCATCATCAAGCGCAACGTGCTCAGCAACTCGCTCGTCGACATCAACGACCCtggtaattaaagttttttcttttaattaacgTACATTTTACATAGCGTTGCCAGACGTCCCATATTTACCGGCACGTCCCGTATTTTAGGCACTTTTTAAAATGTCCCGGCGGGACAGACTGTCCGGTAAATTGTTCGATCTACGATTGATAAGTACTCATGCATGCAACGTTCACATTTTCGGTGAAAggatgaggaaacctgcatacctgagaaattcttatagagaattttcgagggtgtgtgaagtctaccaatccgcactatgccagcgtggtggactaaggcctaatccctctcagtagtagaggaggccctgcCCTGCAATGCGACATTATCCCAACAGTGGGATattatatagtacagggctgatattattattagtgtgCACCTAGTAATTATGATGATTACGATTTGGACTAACACGAGCATGTCTCAGTGGCGCTGGCGGCGGAGCGGCTGACGCGGCGCGGGTCGGTGGGGTCGCTGGACAGCGGCATGTCCGTCTCGTTCCAGCACGGCAGCCGCAACGCACTGCACGCCACCTCGCCGCGACACCCCACCGAGCAACGCTCGCCAGGTAACACTACAACACCTCATATCATTCCAACTTTACAACTTAACTGTTTGAATTAAGTCGGTATGTAAAAAGTATCGATTAGTATACTCCAGCGAAATCGACAGTAGTTTAGGCTGTACGatgatctattttttttttttgtatgtgcaTAAACATCACTTCCATTATTGACGCTGGATGACTTAGCATGTTCAAAGTCTCAAACTAAGATACACGCAGTTTTTTCATTCATGAGTACATATGTGCTGACTGGCAGAATAAATGTCATTCCCATCTCCCTGGGTCTGGATAATAGGCACAACATTTTGTCATTACAATCATAAGCCTGTTTCTGAACGTAAAGGCatgatataaagtttttaacagTCAGATtcttcaaaattttaaactgaAATTCACATTGAGTCTAGTGATGTCGATTATTAACCATCATATTTCCATCCCACAGGACGTTTATTCGGCGGCATATTCCCGGGACGCACACGCAAGCTCAGCGCGTCCGGCATACCGGACCCCAAACACGGACAGGTGGGAGAGAGCACCGAAGTCTAAACTACGACTACATTACAACTACGGTGACGAGATATTACGGGATCATACAGTTTCGCACCCCGTAAAGTTCGATAATATCGAAATTGAACCGTACATTGGTTCACATAAAGGACATTTTACAATTGCGTTTTGaggaaaatattagttattttcaactttatttattaagagaAATAGTTTTGAAAAGGTCCATAGGTACACTCAAATCTTAAGTTACACGATTGATTTATAAATGGGCGGGTACCTCATTTTCTTAGTGccatcttaattttttttttttgttttattaaacacagaaaacaattgtttttattccttaaaacatttcttagcaatatttttaattagatattttgtAACACGATGCAATAACGATATCTCCATAGACGTTTTAGATTTAAGTCTTGTTTGCATTTCGTCACGAAAATCGTAATTGGAttcataaaagtttttaaagttCGGTAGGACATATTGTTGGGTAAAACCCGCTATCGTCTCATAGTGGGTTATTTATCTATCGAATGGTGTGTCTTGGATGTTGCAGGaaagcatatttattataaaatctggTTTATTGTAATCAGGGTATAGGGTACATTCGGGTGTTTGGTACGGTTAAGGCGGTCGCTTCCAGTTTAAGTGCCAATTTAGGTACACAAATTCGATTAAATTAACTCGGTATAAGCTACGACTTTAGAAACACAAACACCATAAAAC
Proteins encoded:
- the LOC119192856 gene encoding IQ motif and SEC7 domain-containing protein 1-like — translated: DESQATIVGKKPHLALLTGGSSATAVFLFNDLLVITKIFSKKKSSVTYTFRQSFPLCGMLITHSVFGYRGAWTAAASPPSTRNEHDRCKFAEDLRESIAEMDEMEAMRIEAELNRGKGRNAPASSRNVMENRDSGVADVEIDHQQCMDHVHMHGVVVPPPPSCPAPAAPSRLSSNPPPTSIIKRNVLSNSLVDINDPVALAAERLTRRGSVGSLDSGMSVSFQHGSRNALHATSPRHPTEQRSPGRLFGGIFPGRTRKLSASGIPDPKHGQVGESTEV